A genomic region of Hypomesus transpacificus isolate Combined female chromosome 19, fHypTra1, whole genome shotgun sequence contains the following coding sequences:
- the prc1b gene encoding protein regulator of cytokinesis 1b isoform X5 has translation MRKSEVLAAESVACLNKALCHLKDIWEEIGIPEDQRLQRTNVVKNHIQGMLDMMIAEEESLKKRLISSLETCRKELETLTLELQFPPFEEEKGNSMLQQEKDIRTRVEILVKERSQRMQQLKALVEQDQDLSDILCSQAYAITPNCVPSMEQLDSFRRHISNQMAEKGRRRAEFVDVKRQIILCMEDLDQLPETSFEKDIVCEDEDAFCLSRENITSLKLLLCQLEARKAENEAVCESHREKIQELWSRLQVPQEEREAFSEHMVTSKKRNLEALQAEVQRLEEIKLRNIVNVIEAIRSEIAVLWEKCFFSTDQRQAFLAYFSEEFTEELLSLHEAEILHLKRHYEEHQELFEGVHRWENSWRLFLELEKKATDPSRFTNRGGNLLKEEKQRSELHKSLPKLEKKLKAQIDVWELEQGREFLVHEQKFLPFVEEQWELHRIEKEREKLERHLKKNKQTEEDMLYGTSVRTPTKRRFLGTATPGKTRKGPGARTPGRSRAPHGGLQERQKENIAQVNVSPLCGGLRTTASPQRTISIHSVASTYSEFARDLSKASNTKCKPVILNSTITHL, from the exons ATGAGAAAGAG TGAGGTGCTCGCAGCTGAGTCTGTGGCATGCCTGAATAAAGCTCTGTGCCACCTGAAGGACATCTGGGAGGAGATTGGTATTCCGGAGGACCAGAGACTGCAGAGAACTAATGTTGTCAAAAACCACATTCAA GGGATGTTGGACATGATGATTGCTGAGGAGGAATCTCTAAAAAAAAGACTGATCAGCAGCCTTGAAACATGCCGGAAAGAGCTGGAAACACTCACCCTGGAACTGCAGTTTCCTCCATTTGAG GAGGAGAAGGGTAATAGCATGCTCCAGCAGGAGAAAGACATCCGCACGCGAGTGGAGATcctggtgaaggagaggagccAGAGGATGCAGCAGCTGAAAGCCCTGGTTGAGCAAGACCAGGACCTGTCTGATATCCTGTGCTCCCAGGCCTACGCCATCACCCCCAACTGCGTCCCCTCTATGGAGCAGCTGGACAGCTTCCGCCGGCACATCTCTAACCAGATGGCAGAGAAG GGGAGGAGGCGGGCAGAGTTTGTGGACGTCAAGAGGCAGATCATCCTGTGTATGGAGGACCTGGATCAGCTTCCTGAGACGAGCTTCGAGAAGGACATTGTTTGTGAAGATGAGGACGCGTTCTGCCTGTCCAGAGAAAACATTACCTCACTCAAACTCCTCCTCTGCCAG cTGGAGGCGAGGAAGGCTGAGAACGAGGCTGTGTGCGAGAGTCATAGAGAGAAGATCCAGGAGCTTTGGTCCAGGCTGCAGGTCCcccaggaggaaagagaggcctTCTCTGAACACATGGTTACCTCCAAGAAGAGGAATCTGGAAGCA TTGCAAGCGGAGGTCCAGCGTCTGGAGGAGATAAAGCTACGAAACATTGTTAATGTCATTGAGGCCATTCGCTCGGAGATAGCCGTGCTCTGGGAGAAGTGCTTCTTCAGCACCGACCAGCGGCAGGCCTTTCTGGCATACTTCAGTG AGGAGTTCACTGAGGAGCTGCTGAGCCTGCATGAGGCTGAAATCCTGCATTTGAAACGGCACTATGAGGAGCACCAGGAGTTGTTTGAAGGAGTCCACCGCTGGGAGAACAGCTGGAGACTCTTCCTGGAGCTGGAG AAAAAAGCCACAGATCCCAGCAGATTCACCAACCGAGGAGGAAACCTCCTCAAGGAAGAGAAGCAGAGGTCAGAGTTGCACAAAAGCCTTCCGAAG CTTGAGAAAAAGCTGAAGGCCCAGATTGATGTTTGGGAGTTGGAGCAGGGCAGGGAGTTCCTGGTCCATGAACAGAAGTTCCTGCCGTTTGTGGAGGAGCAGTGGGAGCTGCACCGCattgagaaggaaagagagaaactggagagg CATCTGAAGAAGAACAAACAGACCGAAGAGGATATGCTCTATGGGACATCTGTCCGAACTCCAACCAAACGAAGATTCCTTGGCACTGCTACCCCCGGTAAAACACGAAAG GGCCCTGGAGCACGGACCCCAGGACGTAGCAGAGCCCCTCACGGAGGTCTGCAGGAGCGTCAGAAGGAGAACATAGCCCAGGTGAATGTGTCTCCTTTGTGTGGAGGGCTGCGGACCACTGCTAGTCCACAGCGCACCATCAGTATTCACTCTGTTGCCAGCACCTACTCAGAGTTTGCG AGAGATCTCTCCAAGGCCTCCAACACCAAATGCAAGCCAGTTATCCTGAACTCCACCATTACTCACCTTTGA
- the prc1b gene encoding protein regulator of cytokinesis 1b isoform X3, which produces MRKSEVLAAESVACLNKALCHLKDIWEEIGIPEDQRLQRTNVVKNHIQGMLDMMIAEEESLKKRLISSLETCRKELETLTLELQFPPFEEEKGNSMLQQEKDIRTRVEILVKERSQRMQQLKALVEQDQDLSDILCSQAYAITPNCVPSMEQLDSFRRHISNQMAEKGRRRAEFVDVKRQIILCMEDLDQLPETSFEKDIVCEDEDAFCLSRENITSLKLLLCQLEARKAENEAVCESHREKIQELWSRLQVPQEEREAFSEHMVTSKKRNLEALQAEVQRLEEIKLRNIVNVIEAIRSEIAVLWEKCFFSTDQRQAFLAYFSEEFTEELLSLHEAEILHLKRHYEEHQELFEGVHRWENSWRLFLELEKKATDPSRFTNRGGNLLKEEKQRSELHKSLPKLEKKLKAQIDVWELEQGREFLVHEQKFLPFVEEQWELHRIEKEREKLERHLKKNKQTEEDMLYGTSVRTPTKRRFLGTATPGKTRKLNATSSTSSANSNSTMRSVYGGTVCHSPMSRPPLSANKGPGARTPGRSRAPHGGLQERQKENIAQRDLSKASNTKCKPVILNSTITHL; this is translated from the exons ATGAGAAAGAG TGAGGTGCTCGCAGCTGAGTCTGTGGCATGCCTGAATAAAGCTCTGTGCCACCTGAAGGACATCTGGGAGGAGATTGGTATTCCGGAGGACCAGAGACTGCAGAGAACTAATGTTGTCAAAAACCACATTCAA GGGATGTTGGACATGATGATTGCTGAGGAGGAATCTCTAAAAAAAAGACTGATCAGCAGCCTTGAAACATGCCGGAAAGAGCTGGAAACACTCACCCTGGAACTGCAGTTTCCTCCATTTGAG GAGGAGAAGGGTAATAGCATGCTCCAGCAGGAGAAAGACATCCGCACGCGAGTGGAGATcctggtgaaggagaggagccAGAGGATGCAGCAGCTGAAAGCCCTGGTTGAGCAAGACCAGGACCTGTCTGATATCCTGTGCTCCCAGGCCTACGCCATCACCCCCAACTGCGTCCCCTCTATGGAGCAGCTGGACAGCTTCCGCCGGCACATCTCTAACCAGATGGCAGAGAAG GGGAGGAGGCGGGCAGAGTTTGTGGACGTCAAGAGGCAGATCATCCTGTGTATGGAGGACCTGGATCAGCTTCCTGAGACGAGCTTCGAGAAGGACATTGTTTGTGAAGATGAGGACGCGTTCTGCCTGTCCAGAGAAAACATTACCTCACTCAAACTCCTCCTCTGCCAG cTGGAGGCGAGGAAGGCTGAGAACGAGGCTGTGTGCGAGAGTCATAGAGAGAAGATCCAGGAGCTTTGGTCCAGGCTGCAGGTCCcccaggaggaaagagaggcctTCTCTGAACACATGGTTACCTCCAAGAAGAGGAATCTGGAAGCA TTGCAAGCGGAGGTCCAGCGTCTGGAGGAGATAAAGCTACGAAACATTGTTAATGTCATTGAGGCCATTCGCTCGGAGATAGCCGTGCTCTGGGAGAAGTGCTTCTTCAGCACCGACCAGCGGCAGGCCTTTCTGGCATACTTCAGTG AGGAGTTCACTGAGGAGCTGCTGAGCCTGCATGAGGCTGAAATCCTGCATTTGAAACGGCACTATGAGGAGCACCAGGAGTTGTTTGAAGGAGTCCACCGCTGGGAGAACAGCTGGAGACTCTTCCTGGAGCTGGAG AAAAAAGCCACAGATCCCAGCAGATTCACCAACCGAGGAGGAAACCTCCTCAAGGAAGAGAAGCAGAGGTCAGAGTTGCACAAAAGCCTTCCGAAG CTTGAGAAAAAGCTGAAGGCCCAGATTGATGTTTGGGAGTTGGAGCAGGGCAGGGAGTTCCTGGTCCATGAACAGAAGTTCCTGCCGTTTGTGGAGGAGCAGTGGGAGCTGCACCGCattgagaaggaaagagagaaactggagagg CATCTGAAGAAGAACAAACAGACCGAAGAGGATATGCTCTATGGGACATCTGTCCGAACTCCAACCAAACGAAGATTCCTTGGCACTGCTACCCCCGGTAAAACACGAAAG CTTAACGCTACCTCCAGCACCTCTAGTGCCAACTCTAACAGCACTATGCGCTCAGTCTATGGTGGGACTGTCTGCCACTCACCTATGTCCCGCCCCCCACTGTCAGCAAACAAG GGCCCTGGAGCACGGACCCCAGGACGTAGCAGAGCCCCTCACGGAGGTCTGCAGGAGCGTCAGAAGGAGAACATAGCCCAG AGAGATCTCTCCAAGGCCTCCAACACCAAATGCAAGCCAGTTATCCTGAACTCCACCATTACTCACCTTTGA
- the prc1b gene encoding protein regulator of cytokinesis 1b isoform X2: protein MRKSEVLAAESVACLNKALCHLKDIWEEIGIPEDQRLQRTNVVKNHIQGMLDMMIAEEESLKKRLISSLETCRKELETLTLELQFPPFEEEKGNSMLQQEKDIRTRVEILVKERSQRMQQLKALVEQDQDLSDILCSQAYAITPNCVPSMEQLDSFRRHISNQMAEKGRRRAEFVDVKRQIILCMEDLDQLPETSFEKDIVCEDEDAFCLSRENITSLKLLLCQLEARKAENEAVCESHREKIQELWSRLQVPQEEREAFSEHMVTSKKRNLEALQAEVQRLEEIKLRNIVNVIEAIRSEIAVLWEKCFFSTDQRQAFLAYFSEEFTEELLSLHEAEILHLKRHYEEHQELFEGVHRWENSWRLFLELEKKATDPSRFTNRGGNLLKEEKQRSELHKSLPKLEKKLKAQIDVWELEQGREFLVHEQKFLPFVEEQWELHRIEKEREKLERHLKKNKQTEEDMLYGTSVRTPTKRRFLGTATPGKTRKLNATSSTSSANSNSTMRSVYGGTVCHSPMSRPPLSANKGPGARTPGRSRAPHGGLQERQKENIAQVNVSPLCGGLRTTASPQRTISIHSVASTYSEFARDLSKASNTKCKPVILNSTITHL, encoded by the exons ATGAGAAAGAG TGAGGTGCTCGCAGCTGAGTCTGTGGCATGCCTGAATAAAGCTCTGTGCCACCTGAAGGACATCTGGGAGGAGATTGGTATTCCGGAGGACCAGAGACTGCAGAGAACTAATGTTGTCAAAAACCACATTCAA GGGATGTTGGACATGATGATTGCTGAGGAGGAATCTCTAAAAAAAAGACTGATCAGCAGCCTTGAAACATGCCGGAAAGAGCTGGAAACACTCACCCTGGAACTGCAGTTTCCTCCATTTGAG GAGGAGAAGGGTAATAGCATGCTCCAGCAGGAGAAAGACATCCGCACGCGAGTGGAGATcctggtgaaggagaggagccAGAGGATGCAGCAGCTGAAAGCCCTGGTTGAGCAAGACCAGGACCTGTCTGATATCCTGTGCTCCCAGGCCTACGCCATCACCCCCAACTGCGTCCCCTCTATGGAGCAGCTGGACAGCTTCCGCCGGCACATCTCTAACCAGATGGCAGAGAAG GGGAGGAGGCGGGCAGAGTTTGTGGACGTCAAGAGGCAGATCATCCTGTGTATGGAGGACCTGGATCAGCTTCCTGAGACGAGCTTCGAGAAGGACATTGTTTGTGAAGATGAGGACGCGTTCTGCCTGTCCAGAGAAAACATTACCTCACTCAAACTCCTCCTCTGCCAG cTGGAGGCGAGGAAGGCTGAGAACGAGGCTGTGTGCGAGAGTCATAGAGAGAAGATCCAGGAGCTTTGGTCCAGGCTGCAGGTCCcccaggaggaaagagaggcctTCTCTGAACACATGGTTACCTCCAAGAAGAGGAATCTGGAAGCA TTGCAAGCGGAGGTCCAGCGTCTGGAGGAGATAAAGCTACGAAACATTGTTAATGTCATTGAGGCCATTCGCTCGGAGATAGCCGTGCTCTGGGAGAAGTGCTTCTTCAGCACCGACCAGCGGCAGGCCTTTCTGGCATACTTCAGTG AGGAGTTCACTGAGGAGCTGCTGAGCCTGCATGAGGCTGAAATCCTGCATTTGAAACGGCACTATGAGGAGCACCAGGAGTTGTTTGAAGGAGTCCACCGCTGGGAGAACAGCTGGAGACTCTTCCTGGAGCTGGAG AAAAAAGCCACAGATCCCAGCAGATTCACCAACCGAGGAGGAAACCTCCTCAAGGAAGAGAAGCAGAGGTCAGAGTTGCACAAAAGCCTTCCGAAG CTTGAGAAAAAGCTGAAGGCCCAGATTGATGTTTGGGAGTTGGAGCAGGGCAGGGAGTTCCTGGTCCATGAACAGAAGTTCCTGCCGTTTGTGGAGGAGCAGTGGGAGCTGCACCGCattgagaaggaaagagagaaactggagagg CATCTGAAGAAGAACAAACAGACCGAAGAGGATATGCTCTATGGGACATCTGTCCGAACTCCAACCAAACGAAGATTCCTTGGCACTGCTACCCCCGGTAAAACACGAAAG CTTAACGCTACCTCCAGCACCTCTAGTGCCAACTCTAACAGCACTATGCGCTCAGTCTATGGTGGGACTGTCTGCCACTCACCTATGTCCCGCCCCCCACTGTCAGCAAACAAG GGCCCTGGAGCACGGACCCCAGGACGTAGCAGAGCCCCTCACGGAGGTCTGCAGGAGCGTCAGAAGGAGAACATAGCCCAGGTGAATGTGTCTCCTTTGTGTGGAGGGCTGCGGACCACTGCTAGTCCACAGCGCACCATCAGTATTCACTCTGTTGCCAGCACCTACTCAGAGTTTGCG AGAGATCTCTCCAAGGCCTCCAACACCAAATGCAAGCCAGTTATCCTGAACTCCACCATTACTCACCTTTGA
- the prc1b gene encoding protein regulator of cytokinesis 1b isoform X4: MRKSEVLAAESVACLNKALCHLKDIWEEIGIPEDQRLQRTNVVKNHIQGMLDMMIAEEESLKKRLISSLETCRKELETLTLELQFPPFEEEKGNSMLQQEKDIRTRVEILVKERSQRMQQLKALVEQDQDLSDILCSQAYAITPNCVPSMEQLDSFRRHISNQMAEKGRRRAEFVDVKRQIILCMEDLDQLPETSFEKDIVCEDEDAFCLSRENITSLKLLLCQLEARKAENEAVCESHREKIQELWSRLQVPQEEREAFSEHMVTSKKRNLEALQAEVQRLEEIKLRNIVNVIEAIRSEIAVLWEKCFFSTDQRQAFLAYFSEEFTEELLSLHEAEILHLKRHYEEHQELFEGVHRWENSWRLFLELEKKATDPSRFTNRGGNLLKEEKQRSELHKSLPKLEKKLKAQIDVWELEQGREFLVHEQKFLPFVEEQWELHRIEKEREKLERHLKKNKQTEEDMLYGTSVRTPTKRRFLGTATPGKTRKGPGARTPGRSRAPHGGLQERQKENIAQVNVSPLCGGLRTTASPQRTISIHSVASTYSEFAKDLSNPESIQSREISPRPPTPNASQLS; this comes from the exons ATGAGAAAGAG TGAGGTGCTCGCAGCTGAGTCTGTGGCATGCCTGAATAAAGCTCTGTGCCACCTGAAGGACATCTGGGAGGAGATTGGTATTCCGGAGGACCAGAGACTGCAGAGAACTAATGTTGTCAAAAACCACATTCAA GGGATGTTGGACATGATGATTGCTGAGGAGGAATCTCTAAAAAAAAGACTGATCAGCAGCCTTGAAACATGCCGGAAAGAGCTGGAAACACTCACCCTGGAACTGCAGTTTCCTCCATTTGAG GAGGAGAAGGGTAATAGCATGCTCCAGCAGGAGAAAGACATCCGCACGCGAGTGGAGATcctggtgaaggagaggagccAGAGGATGCAGCAGCTGAAAGCCCTGGTTGAGCAAGACCAGGACCTGTCTGATATCCTGTGCTCCCAGGCCTACGCCATCACCCCCAACTGCGTCCCCTCTATGGAGCAGCTGGACAGCTTCCGCCGGCACATCTCTAACCAGATGGCAGAGAAG GGGAGGAGGCGGGCAGAGTTTGTGGACGTCAAGAGGCAGATCATCCTGTGTATGGAGGACCTGGATCAGCTTCCTGAGACGAGCTTCGAGAAGGACATTGTTTGTGAAGATGAGGACGCGTTCTGCCTGTCCAGAGAAAACATTACCTCACTCAAACTCCTCCTCTGCCAG cTGGAGGCGAGGAAGGCTGAGAACGAGGCTGTGTGCGAGAGTCATAGAGAGAAGATCCAGGAGCTTTGGTCCAGGCTGCAGGTCCcccaggaggaaagagaggcctTCTCTGAACACATGGTTACCTCCAAGAAGAGGAATCTGGAAGCA TTGCAAGCGGAGGTCCAGCGTCTGGAGGAGATAAAGCTACGAAACATTGTTAATGTCATTGAGGCCATTCGCTCGGAGATAGCCGTGCTCTGGGAGAAGTGCTTCTTCAGCACCGACCAGCGGCAGGCCTTTCTGGCATACTTCAGTG AGGAGTTCACTGAGGAGCTGCTGAGCCTGCATGAGGCTGAAATCCTGCATTTGAAACGGCACTATGAGGAGCACCAGGAGTTGTTTGAAGGAGTCCACCGCTGGGAGAACAGCTGGAGACTCTTCCTGGAGCTGGAG AAAAAAGCCACAGATCCCAGCAGATTCACCAACCGAGGAGGAAACCTCCTCAAGGAAGAGAAGCAGAGGTCAGAGTTGCACAAAAGCCTTCCGAAG CTTGAGAAAAAGCTGAAGGCCCAGATTGATGTTTGGGAGTTGGAGCAGGGCAGGGAGTTCCTGGTCCATGAACAGAAGTTCCTGCCGTTTGTGGAGGAGCAGTGGGAGCTGCACCGCattgagaaggaaagagagaaactggagagg CATCTGAAGAAGAACAAACAGACCGAAGAGGATATGCTCTATGGGACATCTGTCCGAACTCCAACCAAACGAAGATTCCTTGGCACTGCTACCCCCGGTAAAACACGAAAG GGCCCTGGAGCACGGACCCCAGGACGTAGCAGAGCCCCTCACGGAGGTCTGCAGGAGCGTCAGAAGGAGAACATAGCCCAGGTGAATGTGTCTCCTTTGTGTGGAGGGCTGCGGACCACTGCTAGTCCACAGCGCACCATCAGTATTCACTCTGTTGCCAGCACCTACTCAGAGTTTGCG AAAGACTTAAGCAATCCTGAATCTATTCAGTCAAG AGAGATCTCTCCAAGGCCTCCAACACCAAATGCAAGCCAGTTATCCTGA
- the prc1b gene encoding protein regulator of cytokinesis 1b isoform X1 — translation MRKSEVLAAESVACLNKALCHLKDIWEEIGIPEDQRLQRTNVVKNHIQGMLDMMIAEEESLKKRLISSLETCRKELETLTLELQFPPFEEEKGNSMLQQEKDIRTRVEILVKERSQRMQQLKALVEQDQDLSDILCSQAYAITPNCVPSMEQLDSFRRHISNQMAEKGRRRAEFVDVKRQIILCMEDLDQLPETSFEKDIVCEDEDAFCLSRENITSLKLLLCQLEARKAENEAVCESHREKIQELWSRLQVPQEEREAFSEHMVTSKKRNLEALQAEVQRLEEIKLRNIVNVIEAIRSEIAVLWEKCFFSTDQRQAFLAYFSEEFTEELLSLHEAEILHLKRHYEEHQELFEGVHRWENSWRLFLELEKKATDPSRFTNRGGNLLKEEKQRSELHKSLPKLEKKLKAQIDVWELEQGREFLVHEQKFLPFVEEQWELHRIEKEREKLERHLKKNKQTEEDMLYGTSVRTPTKRRFLGTATPGKTRKLNATSSTSSANSNSTMRSVYGGTVCHSPMSRPPLSANKGPGARTPGRSRAPHGGLQERQKENIAQVNVSPLCGGLRTTASPQRTISIHSVASTYSEFAKDLSNPESIQSREISPRPPTPNASQLS, via the exons ATGAGAAAGAG TGAGGTGCTCGCAGCTGAGTCTGTGGCATGCCTGAATAAAGCTCTGTGCCACCTGAAGGACATCTGGGAGGAGATTGGTATTCCGGAGGACCAGAGACTGCAGAGAACTAATGTTGTCAAAAACCACATTCAA GGGATGTTGGACATGATGATTGCTGAGGAGGAATCTCTAAAAAAAAGACTGATCAGCAGCCTTGAAACATGCCGGAAAGAGCTGGAAACACTCACCCTGGAACTGCAGTTTCCTCCATTTGAG GAGGAGAAGGGTAATAGCATGCTCCAGCAGGAGAAAGACATCCGCACGCGAGTGGAGATcctggtgaaggagaggagccAGAGGATGCAGCAGCTGAAAGCCCTGGTTGAGCAAGACCAGGACCTGTCTGATATCCTGTGCTCCCAGGCCTACGCCATCACCCCCAACTGCGTCCCCTCTATGGAGCAGCTGGACAGCTTCCGCCGGCACATCTCTAACCAGATGGCAGAGAAG GGGAGGAGGCGGGCAGAGTTTGTGGACGTCAAGAGGCAGATCATCCTGTGTATGGAGGACCTGGATCAGCTTCCTGAGACGAGCTTCGAGAAGGACATTGTTTGTGAAGATGAGGACGCGTTCTGCCTGTCCAGAGAAAACATTACCTCACTCAAACTCCTCCTCTGCCAG cTGGAGGCGAGGAAGGCTGAGAACGAGGCTGTGTGCGAGAGTCATAGAGAGAAGATCCAGGAGCTTTGGTCCAGGCTGCAGGTCCcccaggaggaaagagaggcctTCTCTGAACACATGGTTACCTCCAAGAAGAGGAATCTGGAAGCA TTGCAAGCGGAGGTCCAGCGTCTGGAGGAGATAAAGCTACGAAACATTGTTAATGTCATTGAGGCCATTCGCTCGGAGATAGCCGTGCTCTGGGAGAAGTGCTTCTTCAGCACCGACCAGCGGCAGGCCTTTCTGGCATACTTCAGTG AGGAGTTCACTGAGGAGCTGCTGAGCCTGCATGAGGCTGAAATCCTGCATTTGAAACGGCACTATGAGGAGCACCAGGAGTTGTTTGAAGGAGTCCACCGCTGGGAGAACAGCTGGAGACTCTTCCTGGAGCTGGAG AAAAAAGCCACAGATCCCAGCAGATTCACCAACCGAGGAGGAAACCTCCTCAAGGAAGAGAAGCAGAGGTCAGAGTTGCACAAAAGCCTTCCGAAG CTTGAGAAAAAGCTGAAGGCCCAGATTGATGTTTGGGAGTTGGAGCAGGGCAGGGAGTTCCTGGTCCATGAACAGAAGTTCCTGCCGTTTGTGGAGGAGCAGTGGGAGCTGCACCGCattgagaaggaaagagagaaactggagagg CATCTGAAGAAGAACAAACAGACCGAAGAGGATATGCTCTATGGGACATCTGTCCGAACTCCAACCAAACGAAGATTCCTTGGCACTGCTACCCCCGGTAAAACACGAAAG CTTAACGCTACCTCCAGCACCTCTAGTGCCAACTCTAACAGCACTATGCGCTCAGTCTATGGTGGGACTGTCTGCCACTCACCTATGTCCCGCCCCCCACTGTCAGCAAACAAG GGCCCTGGAGCACGGACCCCAGGACGTAGCAGAGCCCCTCACGGAGGTCTGCAGGAGCGTCAGAAGGAGAACATAGCCCAGGTGAATGTGTCTCCTTTGTGTGGAGGGCTGCGGACCACTGCTAGTCCACAGCGCACCATCAGTATTCACTCTGTTGCCAGCACCTACTCAGAGTTTGCG AAAGACTTAAGCAATCCTGAATCTATTCAGTCAAG AGAGATCTCTCCAAGGCCTCCAACACCAAATGCAAGCCAGTTATCCTGA
- the vps33b gene encoding vacuolar protein sorting-associated protein 33B, with the protein MAHSARRDAPELPDFSMLKILARDQLIYLLEQLPGKKDLFIEADLMSPLDRIANVTTLKQHEVDKLYKVEYKQIVSTSDQICFLIRPRIQTVKWICDVVNADKAVGKFRRYKIIFCPQKFYSCEALLEEQGIYGDVTIDEWAFYLLPLDDDIISLELPEFFRDNFLDGDQRWVRTAGSALNLLHSLYGPFSKVYGIGRCSKMTYESWREQVKEGEQKTHQAEIGNVFLIDRDVDFVTPLCSQVVYEGLVDDTFRIKCGCVEFGPEVMSSDKSIKVMLNSQDKVFSEIRNEHFSNVFSFLSQKARNLQTAYDKRQGMDIKQMKTFVSEELKGLKQEHRLLSMHIGASESMMKRKTKQDFQELLKTEHSLLEGFEIRECISFIEEHINRQVSMLESLRLLCLLSLTENGLLPKDYRSLKAQYLQSYGVDHLLTFSNLRQIGLLVEQQPGETLTVMESRVGKLVNDRAAGKLTDAFSSLARKSHFRALSRRLNLVPKSDEEYNLSVPRDMAYTFSGAYVPLSCKLIEQVLERDCWTGLEEVTRMLNSQEFAVTAGSNGAKTDAQRIILVMFLGGCTFSEISALRFLGKEKGLKFIVVTTAITNSARLLEALLDNHV; encoded by the exons ATGGCTCACAGCGCCAGAAGAGATGCCCCTGAACTCCCAGACTTTTCGATGCTCAAGATACTGGCTAGGGACCAACTGATCTACCTACTAGAACAG CTTCCAGGGAAGAAGGACTTGTTTATTGAGGCAGATCTTATGAGTCCCCTTGATCGCATTGCTAATGTAACAACACTAAAG CAACATGAAGTAGACAAGCTTTACAAAGTGGAATACAAACAGATTGTCAGCACCTCAGATCA GATATGCTTCCTCATACGTCCAAGGATACAAACTGTGAAATGGATATGTG ACGTGGTCAATGCAGACAAGGCAGTTGGAAAATTCAGAAGATACAAGATTATATTTTGCCCACAGAAG TTCTACTCATGTGAGGCACTGTTGGAGGAGCAGGGAATCTATGGTG ATGTGACCATAGATGAATGGGCTTTCTACCTCTTACCACTAGACGATGACATCATCAGTCTGGAGCTTCCAGAATTCTTCAGAGACAACTTCCTA GATGGAGACCAGCGCTGGGTGAGGACAGCAGGCAGTGCTCTGAaccttctccactctctctaTGGCCCCTTCTCCAAAGTCTATGGAATTGGGCGATGCTCCAAG ATGACCTATGAATCATGGAGGGAGCAGGTGAAAGAAGGCGAACAGAAAACCCACCAAGCAGAAATCGGAAATGTTTTTCTCATTGACAGAG ATGTGGACTTTGTCACTCCTCTGTGCTCCCAAGTTGTGTATGAAGGACTGGTGGATGACACATTCAGGATAAAATGTG GATGTGTTGAATTTGGTCCTGAGGTTATGTCATCTGACAAGAGTATAAAAGTGATGCTGAACTCTCAAGACAAG GTGTTCAGTGAAATCAGAAATGAGCATTTCTCCAACGTGTTCAGCTTTCTGAGTCAGAAGGCCAGAAACCTCCAGACGGCCTACGAT AAGCGCCAAGGGATGGACATAAAGCAGATGAAGACGTTTGTGTCGGAGGAGTTAAAAGGTTTAAAACAGGAACATCGACTCCTCAGCATGC ATATTGGTGCCAGTGAATCAATGATGAAGAGGAAAACCAAGCAGGACTTTCAGGAGCTGCTAAAGACAGAGCACT CCTTACTTGAAGGCTTTGAAATCCGTGAATGTATATCCTTCATAGAGGAGCACATCAATAGACAA GTCTCCATGTTGGAAAGTCTGAGGTTGCTCTGCTTGCTGTCTCTCACAGAAAATG GTCTCCTTCCCAAAGATTACAGATCATTAAAGGCACAGTATTTACAG AGTTATGGTGTGGACCACCTTCTCACGTTTTCCAACCTGAGACAGATAGGATTACTGGTGGAACAGCAGCCAGGAGAGACCCTCACCGTCATGGAGAGCCGAGTAGGAAAACTGGTCAACGACAGAGCGGCcg GAAAACTTACCGATGCCTTTTCATCCTTGGCAAGAAAGAGTCATTTCCGAGCCTTGAGCCGGAGGCTTAACCTG GTCCCTAAATCAGATGAGGAGTATAATCTGAGCGTTCCTCGTGACATGGCCTACACCTTCAGTGGGGCTTATGTCCCGCTGAGCTGCAAACTCATTGAACAG GTATTAGAGCGTGATTGCTGGACAGGGCTAGAAGAAGTCACCAGGATGCTGAATAGCCAGGAGTTTGCTGTCACAG CTGGCAGCAATGGAGCAAAGACAGATGCCCAGCGTATCATCCTGGTCATGTTCCTGGGAGGCTGCACATTCTCTGAGATCTCAGCTCTGCGCTTCTTAGGCAAAGAGAAAG GTTTAAAATTTATTGTAGTTACAACCGCCATAACAAATAGTGCCAGACTGCTGGAGGCTTTGTTGGACAACCATGTATGA